The following are encoded in a window of Collinsella aerofaciens genomic DNA:
- a CDS encoding ABC transporter ATP-binding protein, with the protein MRFMRPYRGLIAVTLFAVLIDNVGTLLVPTMLANMVNTGITTGDVDYILRNGLYMLIATGMASGGTVLGCYLSARLAANVACDIRNAVYDKSLELSASDFERFGTGSMITRSLNDINVIQQAVLQTIQLVLPVPFLAVAGIIFAWFIDPAMGTLLGVVVAIVLVAAVFTVANAAPIFMRLQSFIDRMNVVLRENIVGVRVIRAFNKERHEEQRLDEVFSDYAANAIKVNHLFVGLDSSSFFLMNIAEVAVLWVGGNRVGVHAMQIGSISAVLEYAILILFFVMTAQMVILTLPRAAACLNRAQQVLEIEPSIVDGKRTLDTCAAESVDGADAVAVFDHMSFRFDDADEDTLCDLSFACRRSQTTAIVGSTGSGKSTVAKLLLRFHDATKGAIRLNGIDLRDLSQDDIRGRIAYVPQKAWLFSGTVASNLRFGNEDATEADMLHALEVAQSTFVLDQPQGLDTPVAQGGTNFSGGQRQRLAIARALMKHADLYIFDDSFSALDFKTDAALRHALQDETCDAAVLIIAQRISTILHADQIVVLKDGEIVGLGTHDELMETCEVYRAIAESQMKGGE; encoded by the coding sequence ATGAGGTTTATGAGGCCGTACCGCGGTCTGATTGCGGTGACGCTGTTTGCGGTGCTGATAGATAACGTCGGTACGCTGTTGGTTCCCACGATGCTGGCGAACATGGTCAACACCGGTATTACCACGGGTGATGTCGACTATATATTACGCAACGGCCTGTACATGCTTATCGCGACCGGCATGGCCAGCGGCGGCACGGTGCTGGGCTGCTATCTTTCGGCGCGCCTGGCCGCCAACGTGGCCTGCGATATCCGCAATGCCGTGTACGACAAGTCGCTCGAGCTGTCCGCCAGCGACTTTGAGCGCTTTGGCACGGGTTCGATGATCACGCGCTCGCTCAACGACATCAACGTGATTCAGCAAGCTGTCCTTCAGACGATTCAGCTGGTGCTGCCGGTGCCGTTCTTGGCCGTGGCAGGCATCATTTTTGCTTGGTTCATCGATCCCGCCATGGGTACGCTGCTGGGCGTGGTGGTTGCGATCGTGCTGGTGGCGGCGGTCTTTACCGTTGCCAACGCCGCGCCGATCTTTATGCGCCTGCAGAGCTTTATCGACCGCATGAACGTGGTGCTGCGCGAGAACATCGTGGGCGTGCGCGTCATCCGCGCATTTAACAAGGAGCGCCACGAGGAGCAGCGCCTGGACGAGGTGTTTAGCGATTACGCGGCCAATGCCATCAAGGTCAACCACCTGTTTGTGGGTCTCGACAGCTCCAGCTTCTTTTTGATGAATATCGCCGAGGTGGCGGTGCTGTGGGTGGGCGGCAACCGCGTGGGCGTCCACGCCATGCAAATCGGTAGCATCTCGGCCGTGCTGGAGTACGCGATCCTGATCCTGTTCTTTGTGATGACGGCGCAGATGGTGATTCTGACGCTCCCACGCGCCGCCGCATGCCTGAACCGTGCGCAGCAGGTGTTGGAGATTGAGCCGAGCATCGTGGACGGCAAGCGCACGCTGGACACGTGCGCGGCGGAGTCTGTTGACGGTGCCGACGCGGTGGCCGTGTTCGACCACATGTCGTTCCGTTTTGACGATGCCGACGAGGATACCCTGTGCGACCTGAGCTTTGCCTGTCGCCGTAGCCAGACCACGGCGATTGTAGGCTCGACGGGTTCGGGCAAGTCGACGGTGGCCAAGCTCTTGCTTCGCTTCCACGATGCCACGAAGGGCGCCATTCGCCTGAATGGCATCGATCTGCGCGACCTTTCGCAAGACGACATCCGCGGGCGTATCGCCTATGTGCCGCAGAAGGCATGGCTGTTCTCGGGTACGGTGGCGAGCAACCTGCGCTTTGGCAACGAAGACGCGACTGAGGCTGACATGCTCCATGCGCTGGAGGTTGCCCAGAGCACCTTTGTGCTCGACCAGCCCCAGGGGCTCGATACGCCGGTGGCCCAGGGCGGCACGAACTTCTCGGGTGGTCAGCGCCAGCGCCTGGCGATTGCCCGCGCACTCATGAAGCATGCCGATCTATATATCTTCGACGACAGTTTTTCGGCCCTGGACTTTAAGACCGATGCGGCACTGCGCCATGCGCTGCAGGACGAGACGTGCGATGCCGCGGTGCTCATCATCGCCCAGCGCATCTCGACTATTTTGCATGCCGATCAGATCGTGGTGCTCAAAGACGGCGAGATCGTGGGCCTAGGCACGCACGACGAGCTCATGGAAACCTGCGAGGTGTACCGCGCAATCGCGGAATCGCAGATGAAGGGAGGTGAGTAG
- a CDS encoding GntR family transcriptional regulator, protein MEESMHVGEQETSLQDQSYHTIRRKIVYLDYKPGEKLGVKQLCDDLDMGRTPVREALVRLAQEGLVRTVPQSGTYVSPINLTLAESACYIREHLEKQVIVECCARATSAGIEQLDRAIVLQEKAMAEEDRIGFFLSDNLMHHMIFSIACRSTVWSWLEETNADLERFRWLRAATQVLDNQDIVNEHKQIRRAIAGRDPIEASFLVSKHLHMMFRNQTEVLDQFPEYFETSKLR, encoded by the coding sequence ATGGAAGAATCGATGCACGTCGGCGAGCAGGAAACGAGCCTACAGGACCAGTCCTACCACACCATTCGACGCAAAATCGTCTACCTGGACTACAAACCGGGCGAAAAGCTGGGCGTCAAGCAACTTTGCGACGACCTGGATATGGGTCGCACGCCCGTGCGCGAGGCTTTGGTTCGCTTGGCGCAGGAAGGCCTGGTGCGCACCGTGCCCCAGAGCGGCACCTATGTCTCGCCCATCAACCTCACCCTTGCCGAGAGTGCCTGTTACATCCGCGAGCATCTGGAAAAGCAGGTGATTGTGGAGTGCTGTGCGCGCGCCACGTCGGCCGGCATCGAGCAGCTCGACCGCGCCATCGTGCTGCAGGAAAAGGCCATGGCCGAAGAGGATCGCATCGGCTTCTTTTTGAGCGACAACCTCATGCATCACATGATTTTTAGCATCGCATGTCGCAGCACCGTGTGGTCGTGGCTCGAAGAGACCAATGCCGACCTGGAGCGCTTCCGCTGGCTGCGCGCCGCCACGCAGGTTCTCGACAATCAGGACATCGTGAACGAGCACAAGCAGATTCGCCGCGCTATCGCCGGTCGCGACCCCATCGAAGCGAGCTTTTTGGTCAGCAAGCACCTGCATATGATGTTCCGCAACCAGACCGAGGTTCTGGACCAGTTCCCCGAGTACTTCGAGACCAGCAAGCTCCGCTAA
- a CDS encoding nitroreductase family protein — METIEALIHRRSCRNYSDRPVEAEKLARIIEAGQYAPSGMGRQPVTFVAVTDPATVERLSQLNAQVMGSNSDPFYGAKTVVVVLVDRSVPTHLEDGSLAMGNLLNAAYALGVDSCWIHRAHEVFDSPEGLELLASWGLPADGSLRGVGHCILGYAEDTLPEPKPRRDNVVYVR, encoded by the coding sequence ATGGAGACTATCGAAGCACTCATTCACCGCCGCAGCTGCCGCAACTACAGCGATCGTCCCGTCGAGGCCGAAAAGCTTGCACGTATTATCGAAGCCGGCCAATATGCACCGAGCGGCATGGGCCGCCAGCCGGTGACGTTTGTCGCCGTCACCGACCCCGCGACCGTCGAGCGTCTCTCGCAGCTCAACGCGCAAGTCATGGGCAGCAACAGCGACCCCTTCTATGGCGCCAAGACCGTTGTGGTGGTGCTGGTTGACCGCAGCGTGCCCACACATCTGGAAGACGGCTCGCTCGCCATGGGCAACCTGCTCAACGCTGCCTATGCGCTGGGCGTTGATTCGTGCTGGATTCATCGCGCCCACGAGGTTTTCGATTCGCCCGAGGGCCTGGAGCTACTGGCCAGTTGGGGTCTACCCGCCGACGGCAGCCTGCGCGGTGTCGGTCACTGCATTCTGGGCTATGCCGAGGACACGCTGCCCGAGCCCAAACCCCGCCGCGACAACGTGGTCTACGTAAGGTAA
- the glmS gene encoding glutamine--fructose-6-phosphate transaminase (isomerizing): MCGIVGYTGSDIAKNILVTGLKRMEYRGYDSSGVALEVGEGAAAHLDVIRRVGKVAGLESELSNIDSDATCGIGHTRWATHGKPSVVNAHPHTSCDGRIAIVHNGIIENFAELREELEGRGHHFKSETDTEVFAHLIEEAYAETHDLMASVREACTHVVGAYGLAAVCADEPGVIAVARKDSPIVVGVGETGAYVASDVIALIDATRDVVVLEDGQFAKLTPTGVEYTDEAGNVIEPKVTHIDWDLDMAEKGGYPDFMLKEIHEQPRVVRDTLVGRMTPAGELDIDELGLSLEELNDIDRVYVIACGTSYHAGLIAKNLIEGWARIPTEVEAASEFRYRNPIITPTTLVVAVSQSGETADTLAAIRDARIKGAKVFGITNVVGSPVARESDGVIYTKANKEIAVASTKSFIGQVVSLTLLALLLAQVKYRLTTKQARMLFRELSDTAEQIQWILDTQTEAVHEAALLCKDAQSALFVGRGMGAAISYEGALKLKEVSYLHAEAYAAGEMKHGPIALIDPGFPVIAVATKSATYDKTVSNLMECKARGAKVIVVATEGDEEINKIADCIIRVPAVRDVFSPITASVPLQLLAREVAILRGCDVDQPRNLAKSVTVE; encoded by the coding sequence ATGTGCGGAATCGTCGGCTACACCGGCTCTGATATTGCAAAGAACATCCTGGTCACGGGCCTCAAGCGTATGGAGTATCGCGGCTATGACTCCTCGGGCGTCGCGCTCGAGGTGGGCGAGGGCGCCGCGGCGCACCTTGACGTCATCCGCCGCGTGGGCAAGGTCGCGGGTCTGGAGAGCGAGCTTTCCAACATCGACAGCGACGCTACCTGCGGTATCGGCCATACCCGTTGGGCCACCCACGGCAAGCCCTCCGTCGTTAACGCTCACCCCCACACCAGCTGCGACGGTCGTATCGCCATCGTCCACAACGGCATCATCGAGAACTTCGCCGAGCTGCGCGAAGAGCTGGAGGGCCGCGGCCACCACTTTAAGAGCGAGACCGATACCGAGGTCTTCGCGCATCTGATCGAAGAGGCTTATGCCGAGACGCACGACCTGATGGCCTCCGTGCGCGAGGCTTGCACCCACGTGGTCGGTGCCTATGGTCTGGCCGCCGTGTGCGCTGACGAGCCCGGCGTGATCGCCGTGGCCCGCAAGGATTCCCCGATCGTAGTCGGCGTGGGCGAGACCGGCGCCTATGTCGCCTCCGATGTCATCGCGCTCATCGACGCCACCCGCGATGTCGTGGTGCTCGAGGACGGTCAGTTTGCCAAGCTCACGCCCACAGGCGTCGAGTACACCGACGAGGCCGGCAACGTTATCGAGCCCAAGGTCACCCACATCGACTGGGACCTGGACATGGCAGAAAAGGGCGGTTATCCCGACTTTATGCTCAAGGAGATTCACGAGCAGCCGCGCGTCGTGCGCGACACGCTGGTTGGTCGTATGACGCCGGCCGGCGAGCTCGACATCGACGAGCTGGGCCTTTCGCTCGAGGAACTCAACGACATCGACCGCGTCTACGTGATCGCTTGCGGCACCAGCTATCATGCTGGCCTCATTGCCAAGAATCTCATTGAGGGCTGGGCTCGCATCCCCACCGAGGTGGAGGCGGCCAGCGAGTTCCGTTATCGCAACCCCATCATTACGCCGACGACGCTTGTCGTTGCCGTGTCCCAGTCGGGCGAGACGGCCGATACCCTTGCCGCCATTCGCGACGCGCGCATCAAGGGTGCCAAGGTCTTCGGCATCACCAACGTGGTGGGCAGCCCCGTGGCGCGTGAGAGCGACGGCGTCATCTACACCAAGGCCAACAAGGAGATCGCGGTCGCCTCGACCAAGAGCTTCATCGGCCAGGTCGTGAGCCTTACGCTTTTGGCCCTGCTGCTGGCGCAGGTCAAGTACCGCTTGACCACCAAGCAGGCGCGCATGCTGTTCCGCGAGCTTTCCGATACGGCCGAGCAGATCCAGTGGATTTTGGATACCCAAACCGAGGCCGTTCATGAGGCTGCCCTGCTGTGCAAGGACGCGCAGTCGGCGCTGTTCGTGGGCCGCGGCATGGGTGCCGCTATTTCCTACGAGGGTGCGCTCAAGCTCAAGGAAGTCAGCTACCTGCACGCCGAGGCATATGCCGCCGGTGAGATGAAGCATGGCCCCATTGCCCTGATCGACCCGGGCTTCCCTGTCATCGCCGTGGCCACCAAGAGTGCCACCTACGACAAGACCGTGTCGAACCTTATGGAGTGCAAGGCGCGCGGCGCCAAGGTCATCGTCGTTGCCACCGAGGGCGACGAGGAGATCAACAAAATCGCCGACTGCATTATCCGCGTGCCAGCAGTCCGCGACGTGTTCAGCCCCATCACGGCGAGCGTCCCGCTGCAGCTGCTCGCCCGCGAGGTCGCCATCCTGCGCGGCTGCGACGTCGACCAGCCCCGCAACCTGGCAAAGAGCGTTACCGTGGAGTAG
- a CDS encoding YeiH family protein: protein MQLANIVRERWKGVLFCLIIAIPATLLGKQIEVVGGPVFAILFGMVLALVFPKNRREQLAAGVTYTSKKVLQYAVILLGFGMNLSQILSKGAQPLPIIVATISTSLVIAFVLCHVMNVPGKIATLVGVGSSICGGSAIAATAPVIDADDREIAQAISVIFLFNVIAALVFPTLGGMLGLTNEGFGLFAGTAINDTSSVTAAASAWDSMHPGANVLESATVVKLTRTLAIIPITLVLACWQMHLARKAGGDAKSTFSLKRAFPMFVLFFVLASVITTVFQLPVSITAPIKELSKFFIVMAMAAIGFNTDIVELVKKGGKPIALGFCCWIGIACMSLGMQHVLGIW from the coding sequence ATGCAACTGGCAAATATCGTACGCGAGCGCTGGAAAGGCGTCTTGTTCTGCCTGATCATCGCCATTCCCGCGACGCTGCTCGGCAAACAAATTGAGGTGGTCGGCGGTCCGGTATTTGCCATCCTCTTTGGCATGGTCCTGGCGCTCGTCTTTCCCAAGAATCGTCGCGAACAGCTCGCCGCTGGCGTCACCTATACGTCCAAAAAAGTCTTGCAGTACGCGGTTATCCTGCTTGGCTTTGGCATGAACCTCTCCCAGATTCTGTCCAAGGGCGCCCAGCCGCTGCCGATTATCGTGGCGACAATCTCGACCTCGCTTGTCATCGCCTTTGTGCTCTGCCACGTTATGAACGTGCCGGGCAAGATCGCGACGCTTGTGGGTGTGGGTTCGTCGATTTGCGGCGGTTCGGCCATTGCTGCGACCGCGCCCGTCATCGATGCCGACGATCGCGAGATTGCCCAGGCCATTTCGGTCATCTTCCTGTTTAACGTTATCGCGGCGCTCGTGTTTCCGACGCTCGGCGGCATGCTCGGGCTGACCAACGAGGGCTTTGGCCTGTTTGCCGGTACCGCCATCAACGACACCTCGTCCGTAACGGCTGCGGCGAGCGCTTGGGACAGCATGCATCCCGGCGCCAATGTGCTCGAGAGCGCTACAGTGGTCAAGCTCACCAGGACGCTGGCCATTATTCCCATCACGTTGGTCCTCGCATGCTGGCAGATGCATCTGGCACGCAAGGCCGGCGGCGACGCCAAAAGCACGTTCTCCCTTAAACGCGCGTTTCCCATGTTTGTGCTGTTCTTTGTGCTGGCGAGCGTGATCACCACGGTGTTTCAGCTTCCCGTGTCCATCACGGCGCCCATCAAGGAGCTGTCGAAATTCTTTATTGTGATGGCCATGGCGGCTATTGGTTTTAATACCGATATCGTCGAGCTGGTCAAAAAGGGCGGCAAGCCCATCGCGCTGGGCTTTTGCTGCTGGATTGGTATTGCGTGCATGAGTTTGGGAATGCAACACGTGCTGGGAATCTGGTAG
- the cysE gene encoding serine O-acetyltransferase: MSFINTIREDIKTVQAQDPAAQNGLVIFLSYPGLHAKWNHVPEHWLWEHGHRSLARVLSQITRHITGVEIHPAAQIGKHFFIDHAMGVVIGETTIVGDNCVLYQGVTLGGTGNETGKRHPTLGNNVTVGTGAKVLGNICIGNNVKIGGNSVVVKDVPDNCTVVGVPGRIIKRNGCRVFEESFDAKQHREYMPDDAAEQSALNRQGITENARRVKELEREVAELKALVAKLVDER; this comes from the coding sequence GTGAGCTTTATCAATACCATTCGCGAGGACATCAAGACCGTCCAGGCGCAGGACCCCGCCGCGCAAAACGGTCTGGTCATCTTTCTTTCCTATCCTGGCCTGCACGCCAAGTGGAACCACGTGCCCGAGCACTGGCTGTGGGAGCACGGTCATCGCTCGCTCGCCCGCGTGCTCTCGCAAATCACCCGCCACATCACCGGCGTCGAGATTCACCCTGCCGCGCAGATTGGCAAGCACTTCTTTATCGACCACGCCATGGGCGTCGTCATCGGCGAGACCACCATTGTGGGCGACAACTGTGTGCTCTACCAGGGCGTCACGCTCGGCGGCACCGGCAACGAGACCGGCAAGCGTCACCCCACCCTGGGCAACAATGTCACGGTGGGCACGGGCGCCAAGGTGCTCGGCAACATCTGCATCGGCAACAACGTCAAGATCGGCGGCAACTCGGTCGTCGTTAAGGACGTCCCCGACAACTGCACCGTCGTGGGCGTGCCGGGACGCATCATCAAGCGCAACGGCTGCCGTGTGTTCGAGGAGAGTTTCGACGCCAAGCAGCATCGCGAGTACATGCCCGATGACGCCGCCGAGCAGTCCGCCCTCAACCGCCAGGGCATCACCGAGAATGCCCGCCGCGTCAAGGAACTCGAGCGAGAGGTGGCCGAGCTCAAGGCCCTCGTCGCCAAGCTCGTGGACGAACGCTAG
- a CDS encoding ABC transporter ATP-binding protein, with the protein MTEELKKQGIVDGAAVVETVEETGVAPDLDEAAKAAEREARRQALYEENERAEDERARAEAERMRDVDDEDEDETPRDTWATVRRLWSEAAGDHWRFYIVFASIVFYVIFNTAAPAYSARVIDELWGHIQVAFANDTTFSITWENCGKTIFVYFMIWTAAASFYALQSFLMSSVAERLNLRLRNRIAQKLNRLPLAYFDAHRPGEVVSRATNDLDKMSESMQRGLLQLLVSIGTVVGAVSVMFVFSVQLTLVFLFFTALSLLVTKVVSRRTHDVTGERQEWVSKITSAVEEGYSGRLVIRAFNRERQSSAEVHQASGELARVSAKADFMINAVGPAVRFIGRLAQIVIALVGCSMLVAGHMTVGVFQAFFQFIYEASEPMTQLSFTFNSLQSALASAERVFDLLDEPEMEADPLPDEAAKLPGRVEGRVSFEHVRFGYSPDKPLMHDVSFTAEPGQKIAVVGTTGAGKTTLINLLMRFYEIDGGRITLDGVDTSRMDRGELRQQFGMVLQDAWLFDGTIAENIAYGCPEATREEIVAAARAAQVDFFVRTMPQGYDTRVANDAESISQGQRQLLTIARVLLNNPAILILDEATSSVDTRTELAIGRAMDALMRGRTSFVIAHRLSTIVDADLILVMDHGNIIEQGTHKELLAAEGAYADLYLSQFA; encoded by the coding sequence ATGACCGAGGAGCTCAAGAAGCAGGGCATCGTCGATGGCGCTGCGGTTGTAGAGACAGTCGAGGAGACGGGCGTCGCGCCCGACCTGGACGAAGCCGCCAAGGCGGCGGAGCGCGAGGCTCGCCGCCAAGCGCTCTACGAGGAAAACGAACGTGCCGAGGACGAGCGCGCCCGCGCCGAGGCAGAGCGTATGCGCGACGTGGACGACGAAGACGAGGACGAGACGCCTCGGGATACCTGGGCGACGGTGCGCCGCCTGTGGAGTGAGGCTGCCGGCGACCATTGGCGCTTCTATATCGTGTTCGCGAGCATTGTGTTCTATGTCATCTTTAACACCGCGGCGCCGGCTTACAGCGCCCGCGTGATCGATGAGCTGTGGGGCCACATTCAGGTGGCGTTTGCCAACGACACCACTTTCAGCATCACCTGGGAGAACTGCGGCAAGACCATTTTCGTCTACTTTATGATCTGGACTGCCGCTGCCTCGTTCTATGCGCTCCAGAGCTTTTTGATGTCGAGCGTCGCTGAGCGTCTCAATCTGCGCCTGCGCAACCGCATCGCGCAAAAGCTCAACCGTCTGCCGCTCGCCTATTTTGACGCGCATCGTCCCGGCGAGGTCGTCAGCCGCGCGACCAACGACCTGGACAAGATGTCCGAGAGCATGCAGCGCGGATTGCTGCAGCTGCTCGTGTCGATCGGCACGGTTGTTGGTGCTGTGAGCGTGATGTTCGTGTTCAGCGTGCAGCTTACGCTCGTCTTTCTGTTCTTTACGGCACTGTCGCTGCTGGTGACGAAGGTCGTCTCGCGCCGCACACACGATGTGACGGGCGAGCGCCAGGAGTGGGTGTCCAAGATTACGAGTGCGGTCGAGGAAGGCTATTCGGGCCGTCTGGTGATCCGCGCGTTTAACCGCGAACGCCAAAGTTCTGCCGAGGTGCACCAGGCCTCGGGCGAGCTGGCACGCGTGAGTGCCAAGGCCGACTTTATGATCAATGCCGTCGGCCCTGCGGTGCGCTTTATCGGCCGTTTGGCGCAGATCGTGATCGCGCTGGTGGGCTGCAGCATGCTGGTTGCCGGTCACATGACCGTCGGCGTGTTCCAGGCGTTCTTCCAGTTTATCTACGAGGCGTCCGAACCCATGACGCAGCTGTCGTTTACCTTCAACTCGCTGCAGAGCGCGTTGGCGAGTGCGGAGCGCGTGTTCGACCTGCTCGATGAGCCCGAGATGGAGGCCGATCCGCTGCCGGACGAGGCCGCCAAGCTGCCGGGTCGCGTTGAGGGTCGCGTCTCCTTTGAGCACGTGCGCTTTGGTTATTCGCCCGACAAGCCGCTTATGCACGACGTGTCGTTTACCGCCGAGCCGGGCCAGAAGATTGCCGTGGTGGGAACCACGGGCGCGGGCAAGACGACGCTCATCAACCTGCTCATGCGCTTCTACGAGATTGACGGCGGGCGTATTACGCTCGACGGCGTGGATACGAGCCGCATGGACCGCGGCGAGCTACGGCAGCAGTTTGGCATGGTGCTGCAGGACGCCTGGCTGTTCGATGGCACGATTGCCGAAAACATCGCCTACGGCTGTCCCGAGGCGACGCGTGAGGAGATCGTGGCGGCTGCGCGCGCCGCGCAGGTCGACTTCTTTGTGCGCACCATGCCGCAGGGCTATGACACGCGCGTGGCCAACGATGCCGAAAGCATCAGCCAGGGCCAGCGTCAGCTGCTGACCATCGCACGCGTGCTGCTCAATAACCCGGCGATTCTCATCCTGGACGAGGCGACCTCAAGCGTGGATACGCGTACCGAGCTTGCCATCGGTCGTGCCATGGACGCGCTCATGCGCGGGCGCACGAGCTTTGTGATCGCGCACCGCCTGTCGACGATCGTGGACGCCGACCTGATCTTGGTCATGGATCACGGCAACATTATCGAGCAGGGCACGCATAAGGAGCTGCTGGCTGCCGAGGGTGCCTACGCCGACCTCTATCTGAGCCAGTTCGCATAA
- a CDS encoding helix-turn-helix domain-containing protein, whose translation MDSDVKLNILTEALAAAGASALAIDARGDVAISTMNDAALERDVAAFVAERLDRIGDGARLVMGRAGTRLSLTVRPTDKEGGGLWVVVAREVRGAAAHAGIEWLNADEVEARYESSAYGIVEGAAAVAAPVAESYARGVPLMLEGELGAGQVEIAKRLYLDGPFADQPFVSVALDELTDRGWRHVLKSSESPLFQTGLTLCIEGWNAVGPQRLRELVSTMADTALATRCHVVLTANDMPGGSESDQAAFVSERFACAVSVAPAIAEQGAASTKAARYLEYLADAFGTAAPTLSVAATKTLDAYRWPRNYLQLREVSERLYILVGAGTVDRAVAEEVLAQEDVIKTATFGAPTLESDLYILRPLADTERDIAHLVVDHLHGNRTRAAEVLGISRTTLWRLLKDDDR comes from the coding sequence ATGGATAGCGATGTCAAGCTGAACATCTTGACCGAAGCCCTGGCTGCTGCCGGGGCCTCGGCATTGGCAATCGATGCGCGTGGGGACGTCGCGATCTCGACCATGAATGACGCGGCGCTCGAGCGGGATGTGGCGGCTTTTGTCGCTGAGCGCCTCGACCGTATAGGAGACGGCGCGCGTCTTGTTATGGGGCGTGCGGGTACGCGCCTGAGCCTGACCGTTCGCCCCACCGACAAAGAGGGCGGGGGCCTTTGGGTGGTCGTGGCGCGTGAGGTGCGCGGTGCCGCGGCGCATGCGGGCATCGAGTGGCTCAACGCCGACGAAGTTGAGGCCCGCTACGAATCGAGCGCGTACGGCATCGTTGAGGGTGCCGCTGCGGTGGCTGCACCGGTTGCCGAGAGCTACGCGCGCGGTGTGCCCCTTATGCTCGAGGGCGAGCTGGGAGCGGGTCAGGTCGAGATCGCCAAGCGCCTCTATCTGGACGGTCCTTTTGCCGATCAGCCCTTTGTTTCCGTCGCGCTCGATGAACTCACCGATCGCGGTTGGCGCCATGTGCTCAAAAGCTCCGAATCGCCGCTGTTCCAAACGGGGCTGACACTTTGCATTGAGGGCTGGAACGCGGTTGGTCCGCAGCGCCTTCGCGAGCTCGTTTCCACGATGGCCGACACCGCGTTGGCGACGCGCTGCCATGTGGTGCTGACGGCGAATGACATGCCGGGCGGCAGCGAAAGTGATCAAGCCGCCTTTGTGTCCGAGCGCTTCGCCTGTGCGGTGAGCGTGGCGCCGGCAATCGCCGAGCAGGGAGCCGCGTCGACGAAGGCTGCGCGCTATTTGGAATATCTCGCTGATGCATTTGGAACGGCAGCGCCCACGCTGTCTGTCGCGGCGACGAAGACGCTCGATGCTTACCGCTGGCCGCGCAATTATCTGCAGCTCCGCGAGGTCTCGGAACGACTGTATATATTGGTGGGGGCGGGCACGGTGGACCGCGCTGTGGCGGAGGAAGTGCTCGCCCAAGAGGACGTGATTAAGACCGCAACCTTTGGCGCCCCGACGCTTGAAAGTGACCTGTATATCCTGCGACCGCTGGCCGATACCGAGCGAGATATCGCGCATCTGGTTGTAGACCATCTCCACGGCAACCGAACCCGTGCGGCGGAGGTGCTGGGCATAAGCCGTACAACGCTGTGGCGCTTGCTGAAGGACGATGACCGTTGA
- a CDS encoding MarR family winged helix-turn-helix transcriptional regulator: MNSAVTLVDFDRLLNGLDHIYSEFSRACGLSDCAYWMLVDTSAAGGSVAVSRLTSEWFYSKQTINSAIKTLRARGLATLEFAEGSRKNKVVRLTEEGVRFAKRYALPAQKAEQQAFEALEPWEQCEIMRLVGKFSHVLNEECEAFKRQVAAENETDDKGEGDACDS, from the coding sequence ATGAATAGTGCGGTTACGCTGGTCGACTTCGATCGGTTGCTCAATGGACTCGACCATATCTATTCGGAGTTCTCGCGCGCCTGCGGCCTTTCGGACTGCGCCTACTGGATGCTCGTCGACACGAGTGCAGCGGGCGGAAGCGTTGCCGTGAGTCGGCTGACGAGTGAATGGTTCTACAGCAAACAGACCATCAATTCGGCGATTAAAACGCTTAGGGCGCGAGGGCTTGCGACGTTGGAGTTTGCCGAGGGCAGTCGTAAAAACAAGGTTGTACGACTGACCGAAGAAGGCGTGCGGTTTGCCAAGCGCTACGCGTTGCCGGCGCAAAAAGCCGAGCAACAGGCATTCGAGGCGCTCGAGCCGTGGGAACAGTGCGAGATCATGCGCTTGGTCGGTAAGTTCTCCCATGTTCTTAACGAAGAGTGCGAGGCATTTAAACGGCAAGTGGCCGCCGAGAACGAGACTGACGATAAGGGCGAGGGGGACGCATGCGACTCTTAA